A single region of the Cyanobacteria bacterium FACHB-DQ100 genome encodes:
- a CDS encoding DUF5357 family protein, protein MLWMNQVFKQIRDRVTLPQWASWQTLLFLSIFSVIVAALTTSPPPQIAQRIISSFGWIFLILSVWWFVYEPPVKKKLTFYNFFIGPWIVGAIVCVYLFGTIEGGRIPTQTSWISWPPISSLIWSAPKFIKSDSKTKSPVYTNPSKAHRQDIILVILANLIISCWFQFSFQIQNWIANNPSLQGEDFSRSGFVWQPQRFDRDTALSRGADVLNIAAQSVRTELEGKPWGQVERWLTNLDQQVPRLRQQVKEQLPRSSQPDLWMLNAEVTSAAYDLKLQALWRRPNSRQAGSELTRTCRITPVRRERPTPEFRFDDSAPPAPAPARVQEVGTVQCGSITPPKQIQPTRS, encoded by the coding sequence TTTAGCGTAATTGTTGCGGCACTCACCACATCGCCGCCGCCGCAAATCGCTCAACGGATTATTTCATCTTTTGGTTGGATATTCCTAATTCTCAGCGTGTGGTGGTTTGTCTACGAACCGCCTGTGAAAAAGAAATTGACTTTTTATAATTTCTTTATCGGTCCTTGGATTGTTGGGGCGATCGTATGTGTATATTTGTTCGGCACGATCGAAGGTGGAAGGATTCCAACTCAAACTTCATGGATCAGTTGGCCCCCGATTTCATCGCTTATCTGGTCAGCTCCCAAATTCATCAAGTCTGACTCCAAAACCAAAAGCCCCGTTTACACCAATCCCAGCAAGGCACATCGTCAAGACATCATTTTGGTGATATTAGCCAATCTCATTATTAGCTGCTGGTTTCAGTTCTCCTTTCAAATTCAAAATTGGATTGCAAATAATCCCTCGCTGCAAGGCGAAGATTTCTCGCGCAGTGGGTTTGTTTGGCAACCGCAGCGCTTCGATCGAGATACGGCGCTCTCTCGTGGAGCCGATGTGCTTAACATTGCCGCCCAATCTGTCCGCACTGAACTCGAAGGCAAACCCTGGGGACAGGTCGAACGCTGGCTTACCAACCTCGATCAGCAAGTGCCGCGCTTGAGGCAGCAGGTCAAGGAGCAACTGCCGCGATCGTCACAGCCAGATTTATGGATGCTCAATGCTGAAGTCACTTCGGCAGCGTATGACTTAAAGCTTCAAGCCCTCTGGCGCAGACCCAACTCTCGTCAGGCAGGATCTGAACTAACGCGCACTTGTCGCATTACTCCGGTACGGCGAGAAAGACCCACACCAGAGTTTAGATTCGATGACTCGGCTCCGCCAGCTCCGGCTCCGGCTCGCGTGCAAGAAGTAGGAACTGTGCAATGTGGTTCGATCACGCCGCCTAAGCAAATTCAGCCGACCAGATCGTAA
- a CDS encoding ABC transporter permease subunit: protein MSQAVQTVGGTVMRIQAIAANVFREVIRDRVLYLIGLYGAGLLLAGRLLPEVAAATEAKILLDLALAAMPVFGLIVAIFIGTGLVNKEIEKRTVFVLIAKPVSRAEFIIGKHLGLSAVLAVLITAMTVSAIAILSAFKAPFPLANLLLSSIFLWLQLSLVSAIALLFSVFASALLAMMLTFGIYLIGQLSQDLVQFGRLTKNPAIETATQGLYLVLPDLARLDLKNQAVYNLIPAAPTLFASVLYALLYITLTLAIASLIFSRREF, encoded by the coding sequence ATGAGTCAGGCGGTGCAGACCGTGGGCGGTACGGTCATGCGAATTCAGGCGATCGCGGCAAATGTGTTTCGAGAAGTGATTCGCGATCGTGTTCTCTATCTGATTGGGCTTTATGGAGCGGGCTTGTTGTTAGCGGGTCGCCTTTTACCCGAAGTGGCGGCGGCAACCGAAGCGAAAATTCTGCTTGATTTGGCGCTGGCAGCGATGCCCGTTTTCGGATTGATTGTGGCAATTTTTATTGGCACAGGATTAGTCAACAAAGAAATTGAAAAACGCACCGTTTTTGTCCTAATCGCAAAGCCTGTGAGCCGTGCTGAGTTCATCATTGGCAAGCATTTGGGGTTATCGGCAGTTTTGGCAGTGTTGATTACAGCTATGACCGTGAGCGCGATCGCGATTCTATCTGCATTCAAGGCTCCGTTTCCTTTGGCAAATCTTCTCTTGTCCTCTATTTTTCTATGGCTGCAATTGTCTCTAGTCAGCGCGATCGCGCTGCTGTTTAGTGTGTTTGCTAGCGCTCTGCTGGCGATGATGCTGACGTTTGGCATTTACCTGATCGGACAACTGAGCCAAGACCTGGTGCAATTCGGCAGATTGACCAAAAATCCTGCGATCGAAACTGCGACCCAAGGATTGTATCTTGTGCTTCCGGATCTAGCGCGGTTGGATTTGAAAAATCAAGCAGTCTACAACTTAATTCCCGCTGCCCCCACTTTATTCGCAAGCGTGTTGTATGCCCTGCTTTACATCACCTTGACTTTGGCGATCGCGTCGCTGATTTTTTCACGGCGGGAATTCTAA